The DNA window AGCGAAGTTGTATTGTCGTCGCTGTGAAACTGAGGATAGGCCGGGGTCAGAGAATTCCAGTATCCTAAAACACCATCCTTCACGGCCACCCTCATTTCCTTCTGCCTTGCAGCCGCTCCGGTCACCAGATAGAGATAGGCCGGAAAAAACTTATATCCCCCCGCCTTTAAGGCCTTCCTCATAACCGTCACGTCCATGTCCACATTAATGGTATAGCTGGTCGGCGCCATCTGGGTATAATAATAAAAAGCCTGCGCCATAGGCCACGTCTGCATATCGATTGGCTGGAAATCACTCATTGCCTTCCCTCTCTTTTCCCTGCTGTTTTTTCCTGTTTCGGTTCTAATCATATCTGTGAACCGGAATTATTACAATCGACGCTCCGTGGAGTTTCATAAATGCATGTTAAATGAATCCTTCAGGACGTTTTCCCTGGAAAAAGCGATTACTTTGGAAGGCGTATCCTGATTAATTCCGCAAAGAACCTGGCTCCTGTTTCCAGAATATCATCATTATAATCAAACAGTGAATTGTGAAGGGGAACATTCTCCGACGGAACTTTGCTTTTTCCGGAACCCAGAAATACAAAGCAGCCGGGTATCCTTTCGATAAAAGCGCCGAAATCTTCAGAACCCATAAGCGGCTCGCAGTCGGTGTCCACATTTTCTTTTCCGACTACCCGTTCCGCTGCTTTTTCCACCCATCCGACACAACTTTCCCAATTGACATTCGGTGCAAATTCATGGGTATAGACAAACTGGCATTCCGCCCCGTAAATCCCACAGACTCCCTCCGAAACGGCGCGCATTTTTTCTTCGATAAATGCCTGCATTTCCTTTGAATAGCTTCTTGTGTCGCCTTTAATTGTGACAGTGGTCGGGATCGCATTATGCGCCCCGTCTGTAAACAGTTCGGTACAGGAAATCACGGCCGGATTGAGCGGGTTATTCAGACGTGAAACAATCGTCTGCAGACCCATGATAATCTCGGCGGCAATGACGATCGGATCGATTCCAAGATGCGGCAAAGAGGCATGGCTTCCCCGGCCCGTTATCGTAATGACGAAATTGTCCTCCGAAGCACCGATTCCGCCCGGCCTGGTATTAATTGTACCCGCCGGAAGCTGCGGCATATTGTGCATGCCGTACATCTCATCAATGGCAAAACGCTCCAGAACGCCGTCGTTTATCATGGCCATCGCACCCTTTCCCGGCTCCTCCGCCGGCTGGAAGACAAAGCAGACCGTCCCGTTAAAATCCCGGCTTTCGGAGAGAAGTTCCGCCGCGCCCAGGAGCGTTGCCGCATGGCCGTCATGGCCGCATCCGTGCATTTTACCGGGATTTTGTGACTTGTAAGGCGGCTCCCCCTTCTCTTCCAGATTGATGGCGTCAAAATCGGCGCGCAGGCCGATCACTTCTTTGCCGTCGCCGGCTTTCAATACGGCAACCACACCGGTGACGCCAATACCGGTATGCACTTCAAGCCCCATGTTTCTCAGAATATCCGCAATATATTCCGAAGTCATCTTTTCCTCAAGAGCGGTTTCCGGATGCGCATGTAAATAGTGTCTCCATTCTTTCATCCGGGCAGTCAGTTCTTTATTATTCATCGTAATCCCCCTCCATATTCTCTGCTCATATCTCCCCCGTATTCTTCTAAAGATATGCTTTAGTTTCCACTTTCCTTATCTTCAATTGTAAATCATTTTCTATCCCCTCACAATATCAAGTTACGTCTCTGAACAACGAAAAGCTCGCTTCGCAAACTTTTCATCGCCACTCAGCAAGAATAAAGGCAGCCCCAAACAAAACCGCCGTACCGCGCCTGTTTGGGGCTGCCTTTATTCTATCTCTCACCAAAAATTTTCAATCGTTTTCCTAATCTCAATGTCTGTGCATCGAGAACGATTCCATCTTATAATTTTTCAGATTCTCGTTCACCTGTCTTGCATCGGCCTCGGCTATCAGTTTATCTCTCGATTTCTTCGCCTCGTTCTCCGCTTTATGGCTGCTTGGTCCGCCGACACAGCCGCCCACGCAGGCCATACCCTCGATAAAGTCCTCCTGCAGTCTTCCCATTTTCAGGAGAAGGAGCGCTTTCTTGCACTCTGCCGCGCCATTGCATTTTGCGACCTTGATATCCGTGTTTTCGTCCATTTCCTTCAGGCACTCAAGCACAGCGGCCGTAACGCCTCCACCGTTGCCGAAGCGTTTTCCAAATACGCTGGCCTGCTGGTTTACATTTTCCTCGGGTTCGAGAACCACGTCTTTTGCACGGAGCATGGCGCGGATTTCGCCATAAGTCATCGCATAATCGGCATTGCCCTGGATGTTCAGATCCAGTGTCTCGCTCTTCTTTGCAATACACGGTCCGATAAATACGGTGACAATCTCAGGATCCTCCGCCTTCAGCATTCTGGAAACGCCGCACATCGGAGACACGGTGGTGGACATATTGTTAAGGAGTTCCGGGTAGTGCTGTTTAATCATATTTACGAATGCCGGACAGCAGGAGGTGGTCAGCTTCTTGCCCTCTTTATAGGCCTCGGCCCACTCGGCAGCCTCGGCGGAGGCCGTCATGTCGCCGCCCAGTCCCACCTCAATCATATCGGCAAAACCGACTTTTTTGAGAGCCGTCCTCCAGCTTTCAAAGGTGATGTCGGGACCGAACTGGCCTTCCGTGGCGGGCGCCAGCATGGCGACTACTTTCTTTCCCGCATTGATCAGGCGGATGACATCCACCATAAATGTCTTGGAACCAATTGCACCGAACGGACAGCTGTGGATGCAGGCGCCGCACTGGATGCATTTCTTCTCATCGATCACACAGATGCCGTACTCGTCGTAAGTGATGGCGTCCACCGGGCATACCTTCTTGCAGGGACGCTCTAAGTGGGCGATGGCGTTATACGGGCAGGCCGTCGCGCATTTGCCGCACTCACGGCATTTGTCCGGGTCGAT is part of the [Clostridium] symbiosum genome and encodes:
- a CDS encoding M20 aminoacylase family protein, with the protein product MNNKELTARMKEWRHYLHAHPETALEEKMTSEYIADILRNMGLEVHTGIGVTGVVAVLKAGDGKEVIGLRADFDAINLEEKGEPPYKSQNPGKMHGCGHDGHAATLLGAAELLSESRDFNGTVCFVFQPAEEPGKGAMAMINDGVLERFAIDEMYGMHNMPQLPAGTINTRPGGIGASEDNFVITITGRGSHASLPHLGIDPIVIAAEIIMGLQTIVSRLNNPLNPAVISCTELFTDGAHNAIPTTVTIKGDTRSYSKEMQAFIEEKMRAVSEGVCGIYGAECQFVYTHEFAPNVNWESCVGWVEKAAERVVGKENVDTDCEPLMGSEDFGAFIERIPGCFVFLGSGKSKVPSENVPLHNSLFDYNDDILETGARFFAELIRIRLPK
- a CDS encoding 4Fe-4S dicluster domain-containing protein, translating into MVTNDATILKLKHDVLYEVAKLAWEDQLVDDKRDELPGKMIPGPQAHYRCCIYKEREVIRQRVRLAEGKCPTGRNTNNVVQVINAACEECPIASYTVTDNCRKCMGKACQNSCPFGAITMGNNKAFIDPDKCRECGKCATACPYNAIAHLERPCKKVCPVDAITYDEYGICVIDEKKCIQCGACIHSCPFGAIGSKTFMVDVIRLINAGKKVVAMLAPATEGQFGPDITFESWRTALKKVGFADMIEVGLGGDMTASAEAAEWAEAYKEGKKLTTSCCPAFVNMIKQHYPELLNNMSTTVSPMCGVSRMLKAEDPEIVTVFIGPCIAKKSETLDLNIQGNADYAMTYGEIRAMLRAKDVVLEPEENVNQQASVFGKRFGNGGGVTAAVLECLKEMDENTDIKVAKCNGAAECKKALLLLKMGRLQEDFIEGMACVGGCVGGPSSHKAENEAKKSRDKLIAEADARQVNENLKNYKMESFSMHRH